The genomic window TACAGTATATGGAGAGGTGAATTCAAGGCAAGAATATGCCGATTTTGCGGAAATGGATTGGGAAGTTTGAGTAACCCCCCCCAAAAATGGGACGAGGCGGAATATCCTGGGAGAGGAAGAATCCACCTATATAATTGGTGATATCACCTAAACAATTGGTATATTAGGAATATGTTAGCGATACTCTTCTGTTCTGAACTAAGGGAGAAAATCCTCCTGTACCTCGAAGAATGCGGGGAAGCGTACAGCTCGGAACTCGCGAAAAATTTCGCCGCCAGCCTGTTCGCGGTGCAGAGCCAATTGAAGAAGCTGGAAGAGGCCGGCATCCTGGTCAGCCGCAACGCCGGAAAAACGCGGATGTTCTCCATAAATCCCAGGTACTTCCTGAAAGCCGAATTGATCGCTCTGCTAAAAAAGAACCTGGAAGCGATTCCGGAAAAGGAAATCCGGGAATACTATAGGCCCCGGCGACGGCCGCGCCGAAGCGGAAAGCCGCCATGAAAAAGAAGATGGGATTGGAGGCAATGGCCCAGTACGCGTATAGCGGGTTGAAGAAAGCAGGAATCGACGTAACGCTCTCCGGAGGCGCCTGCGTATCCATCTACACGGACAACGCGTACCAATCCGGCGATCTCGATTTCATCCGGCAGCTGCACGATGGATTCGAAAAGGTGTCCAGCGTTATGGAAGGACTCGGATTCGAACGGGAGGGACGGCATTTCACGCATCCCGATAGCGGATTCTTCGTTGAGTTTCCGCCACCGCCCATCTCGGTAGGCAACGAGCCTCCCCGCTCCATCGTGGAAAACGTCTTGAAAACGGACTTAGGGGAAATGCCCGTGAAAATGCTTTCCCCCACCGATTGCGTGAAGGATAGGCTCTGCGGGTATTTCTACTGGAACGATCTCCAATGCCTGGAACAGGCGATGATGGTCGCCGTCGCGCGGGGGGAAGACCTGGACATGAAAGAGCTGAAGCGTTGGGCGCGCCAGGGAGGCATGTTGGAGCGCTTTTCGACATTCCAGGAACGGTTACGGAAGCAGCAGCCCGGAAAAGGAAGAAAAAGAGGCAAATAAATTGGTAGGATAGCCAACAGTGGCGATGCGATAAGCGTTAGATTTAACTTGCGCCGCACCTCTCATCCGGGAGACCCTCCATGCTTCCATCCTTCCGTTCCTTGAAGACGTTCTCATTGTCCTTGGCCCTGGCCTGCGCCGGGGCCCACGCATGGGATTGGGTCCCTTCAAATAAACAAGGGGCCCAAATCGCCAACGTCTACTATGGCGTGGACGACGTTCCGAATAGTTACGGGGGCAGAGAAACAGTCCTCAAGCTGACCCTGCAAGGGGTAGGCCAGTTCGAATACTATGGCGGTGACTACCAACAGGTCCTCGCCATATTCCAATCCCTGGTCCAAGCCAAGGGCGACAGCCTGCCCGTGATCCTGTATGCCGATACGTCAAGCCACCTTTTCGGTGCCGTCTTGATCGGAACCGTCGATCCGGATTTCCCCTTGGCCCTGGGCGATGCGAACGGCCGGCAAGGAGCGCAGGCGAAAATAGGGATGGGATACGACCTGCTGGGCCGCAACCGCTCCCTGGCCGAAGCCGCCCGGGCGCCCCTTTTCATCCGCCCCGCTGCGCAAGGAAACTCCCGCCGACCGGCGCGCTGAGAAACCGAAGCCCGGCGTCCTCTCCAGGAAACCTGTCCCGATAGCGGCTCCCGCCGGAACTTGACTGGGACAAGCGTAAAGGATTCTTTCAGGAGAAGCGCTGCCCGCCAGGGGGAATCCCATGCTCCGATTTCACCGCCTCAAGGTTGCGACATTCGTCGCGGCCGTTTTGCCCCCTTTCGCTTATTCCGACGTGGAAACCTTGATCCTCCAAATCGGCAAGGACCAGCTGGGCCTGGACACCGTGATCATCCGGGCCGAGTACGGGAAGTCCCCGGAGATCGATCCGCCGGACGGGAGCAAGTGGGCGGATCTGGAGAAAGATTCCGCGTGGACGGATAGCGTCGGCCGTCATTACGTCTATAAGCATTCCTTCGCGGCGACCCTCGGCTCCCGCAAAGGGTTCGGCAGCGACTACGCCAGCGTGGATGACAACGGGACCGGAACGCCAACGTACTCCGCAAGCGTGCAGTTCACCTTCCCGGGGGACACGACCCTCCTGTATGCCTGGGGACCGACGGTCCATATGGGCAGACTTCCCAATGCGCACCCCTATAGCGAAACCGAATTCGTCTCCGGTTATCCTCAGCATGGAACGGTCACCCTGCGCGCCGGAAGCGGAGACGCAAACCTGGCCGAGGGCCAATGGACGCAGCTTCTGACCCGCAGAAGGGAACGGCCGGATTCGACGAACAAGCCGGTGGCCTTTCCCGGCAAGGAAACCCTTCGCCTGCAAATCGGGAAAGGGAAACAGATCCTGGATACGGTGGTCGTTTGGACCCAATATGACGCGCCGCCGGAAATAGCGGAGCCGACCGGAAGGAAGTGGAGCGACCTGGAAAAGGATTCCGCCTGGAGCGACGCGCAGGGATGGAACCTGCGCTATGCCCATTCCTTCCTGGCCATGAAGGGATCGCGCAAAGGGTATGGCACCGACTTCATCTACCTTCTCGATAACCCGGAGGATTTCTCCGGCGCGCCACATTACACGGCGAGCCTGAGCCTCAGCTTTCCGGGGGACACCTCCGAGACTTATTCGTGGGAACCGGAGCATATGGTGGATGTGCCCCAAGCGTACCCCTATGAGAAGAGCGGCCTTATCGCGGGTAGCCAAAGCTACGCGGATTTATTCAAGACCGTCGTCAACGGCAGCGAGAACCTGGCCGAAGGACAATGGGCCCTGGTCCTCGCCCGCGAGCCAGGTTGGATCGATTACCAATCCAAGGTGCTTCCGCGCCCATCGCATGACAGCGGGCGGTCGGAAGGCTGGCTGGTCAACTGGATTCCCGGCGCGCGGCTGCAAGTGCCCCCGGGCGCAAGGGCCTTACGCATCTTCGACGTCCAGGGCCACGTGCAATTCGAAACCGCAAACCTCCGGGAAGGAAGCGAAGTGTCCCTGCCGGGAGACGTGCCCCGGAAGGCCCTGCGCATCCAGTGGCGGACCGGGCCGGGCTAAGGTCTGCATCCTCGGAAAAACCCTATCTTTAGGCCGACCGCAAGGAAGGGATCCCGACATGAAGACCACCGAACAAACCATCCTCGTCACCGGCGGCGCCTCGGGCATCGGCCTCGCGCTCGTCGAGCGCTTCCTGTCCGCCGGCAACACCGTCATCGCCGTCGGGCGGCGGCGCGACAAGCTGGAAGAGGCCAAGGCCAAGCATCCGGCCCTGCACGTGCGGGCCTGCGACGTGGCCGATCCCGCGCAACGCGTCGTCCTGCGCGATTGGGCGGTGAAGGAATTCCCGCGATTGAACGTGCTGATCAACAACGCCGGCGTCCAGCAGCGCGTGGACCTGCGCGCGCCGCAGGATTGGGAAGCCCTGCGCGCCGAACTCGCAATCAACCTGGACGCGCCCATCCACTTGGCCAACTTGTTCGCGGCGCATTTCCTGAAGCAGCCCCAAGCCGCTATCGTCAACGTCACCTCCGGTCTGTCCTTCTCGCCCCTCGCCAACGTGCCGGTCTACAGCGCCACCAAGGCGGCCCTGCGATCCTTCACCCTCTCCTTACGGCATCAGTTAGCGGGTACGCCAATCGAGGTGGTCGAAATCATCCCGCCCGCGGTGGACACCGATCTGGGCGGGCCCGGGCTGCATACCTTCGGGGCGCCCCTGAAGGATTTCACCGACGGCATCTGGAAGCAGCTGGAAGAGGGGAAGCAAGAAGCCGCTTACGGATTCGCGGCGGAAGCGGCGCGCGCCGGGCGGGAGCAGCTGGATGCGATTTTCAATCGCATGAACCGGCATTAGCAGCAGTAGCGCCACCGAAGGCGGCGAAGCCCCTTCCGCATCCTTCTCGTTCAAGAGATGTGCTATTTTTAACGGCACCATATGGGATTCTTCGATCCGATTTCAAATCCCGGGGCTTGGCGCCCCATCTCCCGCGAAGAGGCCCTGCGCCTGCGTGACGGCGGCAATGTAATGGTGGTGCACTCCGGGCCAGGCTTCCCGGTGGCCCTGCCCTTCGGCCCGGACTCCCCCTTCTCATTGTCCAGCGGCCCCTACGACTACGCATCCTTAAGGTATTTCGTCGCGAACGGACTGGCCGCTCCCATGCTCGTCACGAAGGGCCGGACGGCTCCCCCGCCTTCCCGGAAAGCGAAGGATGAGGCGGATGCCGCCGAAGAGGCTCCGCCCGAACAGGAGGCCGAAGAGCCGCCCAAGAAAATCCCTACCATCCGCATCGTCAAGCTCGATTGCGAATGCTTCGCGCCGATGGAGGAGACCGTTCTCGTCCAATTCTCCATCGACGGGGACGTCTCGCTGGCCGAATCCATCCATTTGCGGGTCGAATCGGAAGCCAAGCCGGGCCAATACCTCGTGGAACGGAAGCTGGATGTGGAACCCAAGGCCAGCGGAACGTTCCAGTGGGACGGACAGGTGACCGACGGCGCCTATCCCGGCTGCCTGAATCCGTCCGGCTCGCCCTACCAGGTCCAACTGGGCCTGGCCGCCGGGGGGTCGCCTGTTTTCACCAATAAAGTTGGTATAAAAGTGGAACTGGTCCAGACCGAGCTGGCGGTAGGCGACCCCGCGGGGATGGGGGAAGACGACGGGCGGGGCAATAAGGAGATGATGGCCCTGCTGAAGGACGAGCTCAAGAAGACTCCGGACCAGGCGACCATCCGTTTGCCGGGATCGTTCTTCAAGGACGGCCTTAATGAGATGGAATCCAGCGCCTCATTCACGGTTTACGGGGAACGCCTCAAGGAAGGCTTGGGTGTTCCACTCTTCGTCACGCTATGGGTGAAGGGCAAGGACGGTAAGCGCAAGCGCGCGCCTAAGGCCGTGGCGGGCACGCGCATCCTATGGGACGCTGTTCCCGATGACGAGGGAGGACTGGACGCGAACCTATCGGACCGCGGCGTGCATCCCCAGGCGAAGAAGTTCCTGAAAGGGATAGGTGCGTATAAGCAGGACAAGACCGAACCTAAGGGTCATACGGCCCATTGGGAATTGGGAGGCATCCGGGCAGTCGAACAGGCCCGCAAGTCGGGACGGGAACAGTGGGGAAACCTGGATGGGGCCTGGAGCGGCGAAGCGTTGAAAAAGCGGACGTGGGGCGGGCGGAGCCTATGCGGCAAGGCCGGCGAGGCCACCGCCGACAGCGGGATGCTTTATTTCAACGGCCGCATCGCCGGGGACAGGTACCGCGTTTCCGTATACGCCGATCTGGATGGTTCCTTGGACGATAAGGAACCGGACCTGGCCAAGGTGGTTCCCGCCGAGCGGAAGTCCAAGGTCGTGGCCTTGCGGAATTGGCGCGACGTGCGCATCACCGCTTCCTATAAGATCGGCGCCTCCACCACGCCCCTCTCCTTCGATGGCCCGAATCGGGAATACCGGAAAGCGGCGCTGTCGGTGGTGCCGAATCCGGGGCTTATCCCCGTCGATATCAAGGACAAATGGAAGGCGGCTTATCAGGCAACGGTGAAGAGTACGAACGAATCATTCGTTCGGGACGCGGCGCTGGACGATCCCGGTCTTTATCCGGTCCGCTATCTTGATCCCGAAGATTATTGGCAGAAGACGAATACGGACGCCGGCTTTTTCGGGAAGATCTGGCATCGGATCAAGGCCTTCTTCGGGGCCACGAATGAATCAGATTACCGGAAAAAATGCGATAAGTTCGCATATGTCATCTATTCCAAAGCCGTTAGGAATATACAGCTCGGCAAGGATGGATTGACTTGCATCAAGTTCGGGGCGAGAGGGGATCATAATCAGTGGAAGGATTCCTACACTGTGGGCATCGCTCCCTCCATTGGCGGCTATACGAACCGGACCCAGGCGGTGTTATTGATTTTCCACGAGGGGCACCCCGATGGGACCGTCATCCACGAAATGGGTCATAACCTGTTTTTGCCCCATGCTCCCGGGCATTGGGAACCAGGGAAAAACCCGGACGGATTCAAACCGCTCCTGCATGATCGCTCCCAGATCTGCATCATGTCCTATCATCCCAGCGCTCAATTCCTGTGCGGCTTATGCATGTTGCGTTTGGCAGGGTGGAACCATGGCTCCATCAACAATGATGGCACGGTATTCGACCTGATGGATTTGGAATGAGACTCCGGTCCCTCGCAAGATTCACATGGGCCGCCGGTTGCCTGGGGATCGCCCTTACCCATTGCCAAGAAGGACCTCGAAAGATGGAACTCCATACGCCCATGACCCGGCCCCCGCGCTATGCGGAATTTTCCATCCAGGAGACGAGCACGGGGTTGAATGAATTCATCCATGTTTTCCGGGACCTCAGCGGAAACCTGCGTACCCGGACTTTCTTCGAGAAGGCCAATCATGGGGGTGAGGTGGACTCTTTCGATGCGGTAGATTGGAAGGAGAAAGTGCCGGATGGCGTGCCCCTGCGCGGGTCCAACGGCGGCGCCGGAAGCGGGGCCATCCCGAATTATTGGGTCGCCTGGCAGGAGCCGGGAACCCTCAAGGCCCTGTCCATCTACCAGGAAAATCCGCTCTCACTACCGATGGAACCGCAGGATAGCCTCGTCGATGGACCGGTAGTGGGGTTGGACGGAAAGCTGCACGTATACTTCCTGCGAAAAGCCCCGAATGGGTATGACCTTTGGGAGCATGTTTTCATGGGGGAAGCGAAAAAGAAGGGGCAGGCCGCGACCGCCAAGCTGGCCTTCATCGCAGGGGACCCTCTTTATATCCGCGCCGACCCCATCGCCCGGCTTGAGGGATTCAAGGAGGGAGAATACAAGTCCGAAGTCGCCGGTATCGCCGTGATCGGATGGCTCACCCGGGACGGCTCGGGTATGCGCGCCCATGGCGCCTGGCTGGAGGCCGCCGGCGTCAAGTTGTTCGCTTCCGATCCGATCGCCGGGTATGCGCCTTTCCCGAA from Fibrobacterota bacterium includes these protein-coding regions:
- a CDS encoding winged helix-turn-helix transcriptional regulator, whose product is MLAILFCSELREKILLYLEECGEAYSSELAKNFAASLFAVQSQLKKLEEAGILVSRNAGKTRMFSINPRYFLKAELIALLKKNLEAIPEKEIREYYRPRRRPRRSGKPP
- a CDS encoding SDR family NAD(P)-dependent oxidoreductase; translated protein: MKTTEQTILVTGGASGIGLALVERFLSAGNTVIAVGRRRDKLEEAKAKHPALHVRACDVADPAQRVVLRDWAVKEFPRLNVLINNAGVQQRVDLRAPQDWEALRAELAINLDAPIHLANLFAAHFLKQPQAAIVNVTSGLSFSPLANVPVYSATKAALRSFTLSLRHQLAGTPIEVVEIIPPAVDTDLGGPGLHTFGAPLKDFTDGIWKQLEEGKQEAAYGFAAEAARAGREQLDAIFNRMNRH